In Fundulus heteroclitus isolate FHET01 unplaced genomic scaffold, MU-UCD_Fhet_4.1 scaffold_92, whole genome shotgun sequence, one genomic interval encodes:
- the npb gene encoding neuropeptide B — protein sequence MERSVRFAVVCVGVSLLVSCQPVEAWYKQMTGPNYYSVGRASGLLSGIRRSPYVRRAESEETVMDSGEAAGSNAIQDTNRQISVLKNMAICLKDISPDLKSCELLQDGTGTFQCKADVFLTLDSLDCLSA from the exons ATGGAGAGGTCGGTCAGGTTCGCTGTGGTGTGCGTCGGAGTGTCTCTGCTCGTCTCCTGCCAGCCCGTCGAAGCCTGGTACAAGCAGATGACCGGACCCAACTACTACTCGGTGGGCCGCGCATCGGGGCTGCTGTCCGGCATCCGGAGGTCTCCGTACGTCCGGAGAGCCGAGTCCGAGGAGACGGTGATGGACAGCGGGGAGGCGGCGGGAAGCAACGCCATCCAGGACACCAACAGGCAGATCTCCGTCCTGAAGAACATG gcCATCTGCCTGAAGGACATCTCTCCAGACCTGAAGAGCTGCGAGCTGCTGCAGGACGGGACGGGCACCTTCCAGTGCAAGGCAGATGTCTTCCTCACCCTGGACTCCTTGGACTGCCTGTCCGCATGA